A single window of Schistosoma mansoni strain Puerto Rico chromosome 7, complete genome DNA harbors:
- a CDS encoding putative g-protein coupled receptor fragment, which yields MICDVFVMFDVLFCTASILNLVAICLDRYLAVTKPIIYAKHNNMRRVQISIALVWIVSFLIAVPLICGLNINRYNDPTICQSFNALYIICSSLGSFYLPAIILIVVYQRIFALIKQRHKSLRLNQSTKQQSTTLSQCFNDDQTLTIQSSSSTKVLEDPIQHIQLTNDLNHIRNSCISSESYENSLDLHFEGPRNDIPSPNLNSHTDRLIYAITHTYPLDHFKSTNQIQGINLNEDHNHNNNLINNPFNQLSTSETDLNTLKSFESPKHILSNSNQASLISPHTNDDDDDDDDGDEEEEEVSGTTFQCDHVYNTSPIKHSPFKQSKKEEESLKEQNQITHNSSMILQEETIVLEQNNQTPV from the exons ATGATCTGTGATGTATTCGTTATGTTCGATGTATTATTCTGTACTGCATCAATACTCAACTTAGTAGCTATTTGTTTGGACAG GTACTTAGCTGTAACTAAACCAATTATCTATGCCAAACATAATAATATGCGACGTGTACAAATATCTATTGCATTAGTATGGATTGTATCATTTCTAATAGCTGTACCATTAATATGTGGTTTAAATATAAATCGTTATAATGATCCAACAATATGTCAATCATTCAATGCTTTATACATTATTTGTTCATCATTAGGTTCATTCTATTTACCAGCTATCATACTTATTGTAGTATATCAACGTATCTTTGCATTAATTAAACAACGACATAAATCTTTACGATTAAATCAATCAACAAAACAACAATCGACTACTCTATC TCAATGTTTCAATGATGATCAAACTCTGACAATACAATCATCTTCTTCTACAAAAGTCTTAGAAGACCCGATACAGCATATACAACTTACCAACGACCTAAACCACATCAGAAATTCCTGTATATCATCTGAATCATATGAAAATTCATTAGATCTACATTTTGAAGGACCACGTAATGATATACCATCACCAAATTTAAATTCTCATACGGATCGATTAATTTACGCGATAACTCATACGTATCCATTGGATCATTTtaaatcaaccaatcaaattcAAGGAATCAATTTAAATGAagatcataatcataataataatttaatcaataatccaTTCAATCAATTATCTACATCTGAAACAGatttaaatacattaaaatcatttGAATCCCCTAAACATATATTGAGCAATTCAAATCAAGCATCACTTATATCCCCGCATAccaacgatgatgatgatgacgacgacgacggtgatgaagaagaagaagaagtatCTGGAACTACATTTCAATGTGATCATGTATATAATACATCACCTATAAAACATTCACCTTTTAAACAATCTAAAAAAGAAGAAGAGTCACTTAAAGAACAAAACCAAATTACTCACAACTCTTCAATGATACTCCAAGAAGAA ACCATAGTGTTAGAACAAAATAATCAAACACCAGTGTGA